From Nicotiana tabacum cultivar K326 chromosome 22, ASM71507v2, whole genome shotgun sequence, one genomic window encodes:
- the LOC142176109 gene encoding uncharacterized protein LOC142176109, with translation MAQKMSDPGRFTIPYTIGSYAFAKALCDLGASINLMPLAVYTKLGIGRARPTSMLLQLADRMVKRPTRILDDVLVQVGKFVFPADFVILDCQVDEEIPIILCRPFLATGRTLIDCEIGELKMRLNDEEVIFNVQQSLRRPSEYANCSLVEAVDVILQEDDVTLTAKDPLEACLTNLEEMDGEGLVEWVMALEGQGFWKREPQFESLELEKRATPPAKPLVEEPPKLELKPLPAHLRSYLIGSKVIVYTDHAAIRYLVEKKESKPRLICWVLML, from the exons ATGGCTCAAAAGATGTCCGACCCAGGTAGATTCACTATTCCATACACGATTGGTAGTTATGCCTTTGCAAAggcattatgtgatttgggagccagcataaatttgatgcctctGGCTGTATACACCAAACTGGGCATTGGTAGAGCTAGACCGACTTCGATGCTGCTACAGCTGGCTGACCGCATGGTAAAAAGGCCTACTAGGattcttgatgatgtgttggtgcaagtgGGGAAGTTCGTGTTCCCTGCAGACTttgttattctggactgtcagGTAGATGAGGAGATACCTATCATTTTATGTAGGCCATTTTTGGCCACTGGGAGAACACTGATCGATTGTGAGATTGGGGAATTAAAAATGAGACTGAACGATGAAGAAGTCATATTCAATGTTCAGCAATCTCTGAGGAGACCCAGTGAATATGCTAATTGCTCTCTAGTGGAGGCAGTGGATGTGATCCTGCAAGAAGATGATGTGACCCTGACTGCTAAAGATCCATTGGAGGCATGTCTGAcaaatttagaagagatggatggtGAAGGGTTAGTTGAGTGGGTCATGGCACTTGAAGGCCAAGGATTCTGGAaaagggaacctcagttcgagTCCCTTGAGTTAGAAAAAAGGGCTACACCTCCAGCAAAGCCATTAGTAGAGGAACCACCCAAGCTGGAGCTGAAGCCGCTCCCAGCTCACCTCAG gtcatacttGATTGGCTCAAAGGTTATTGTTTACACTGACCATGCAGCAATTAGGTACCTGGTagaaaagaaggagtcaaagccacgcttgatTTGCTGGGTTCTTATGTTGTAA